From the Lathyrus oleraceus cultivar Zhongwan6 chromosome 4, CAAS_Psat_ZW6_1.0, whole genome shotgun sequence genome, one window contains:
- the LOC127135695 gene encoding probable polygalacturonase At3g15720: MKVLIFCILILGFVSYCLCERWNINAAPTKNNIHNVVDYGARGDGVTDDTQAFLKAWSDTCGAEGASTLLIPENKIYLVNNIEFSGDCKAKSILIQLKGKITAPPQQGFKDKSYWIKIQYINSLTIDGNGVGEITGQGSTWWPCRTCPRPRSVFFHSCNDLTVSNVRITNSPGGHISVNGCNNAKFSHMHIQSPGDSPNTDGFDISLSKNILIEDSAIEVGDDCIAINGGSSYINASRLACGPGHGISIGSLGKGNSHEIVEEVHVQNCNFTNTTNGARIKTFPGGSGYARKISFEQIQLKDVKNAIIIDQHYGVKVAAESAVQVSDVRYYGIKGTSASDLAINLKCESCYNVEIGSINIVSSQPKKKAQSYCKNFHGKIGSTIPKVNCN; the protein is encoded by the exons ATGAAAGTTCTAATCTTTTGTAttttgattcttggttttgttTCATATTGTTTATGTGAAAGGTGGAATATTAATGCAGCTCCAACAAAAAATAATATACACAACGTGGTTGATTATGGTGCTCGTGGTGATGGAGTAACAGATGATACACAA GCATTTTTAAAAGCATGGAGTGATACATGTGGAGCAGAAGGTGCATCAACCTTGCTCATACCAGAAAACAAAATATACTTGGTGAACAACATAGAATTTAGTGGTGATTGCAAGGCCAAAAGTATTCTCATTCAG CTTAAAGGAAAAATAACTGCACCTCCCCAGCAAGGATTTAAGGATAAGTCATATTGGATTAAGATCCAATACATAAACAGTCTCACAATTGATGGCAATGGCGTAGGAGAAATCACAGGCCAAGGTTCTACATGGTGGCCATGCAGAACTTGCCCTAGGCCTAGA AGCGTGTTTTTCCATTCCTGCAATGATCTTACTGTTAGTAATGTGAGGATTACTAATAGTCCAGGAGGTCATATATCGGTAAATGGTTGCAACAATGCGAAATTCTCTCACATGCATATTCAATCTCCTGGTGATAGTCCTAACACTGATGGATTTGATATTTCTCTATCCAAAAATATATTGATAGAAGATTCCGCCATAGAAGTAG GTGATGATTGTATTGCCATCAACGGTGGCTCTTCATACATCAATGCGTCTCGTCTTGCTTGTGGTCCAGGTCATGGAATAAG CATTGGGAGTCTTGGTAAAGGTAATTCTCATGAGATAGTTGAAGAAGTACATGTACAAAATTGCAACTTCACTAATACTACAAATGGAGCTAGAATCAAAACATTTCCA GGTGGATCGGGTTATGCAAGGAAGATTAGTTTCGAACAAATCCAACTTAAAGATGTTAAGAATGCAATAATTATAGACCAACATTATGGCGTTAAAGTTGCAGCG GAATCAGCTGTGCAAGTAAGTGATGTTAGATATTATGGGATTAAAGGAACTTCTGCTAGTGACTTGGCTATCAATTTGAAGTGTGAGAGCTGCTACAATGTTGAAATTGGATCAATTAATATTGTTTCTTCTCAACCTAAAAAGAAGGCTCAGTCTTATTGCAAAAATTTCCATGGAAAAATTGGCTCCACTATTCCAAAAGTCAATTGCAATTGA